The Rhodothermus marinus DSM 4252 DNA segment CGCGGCGATCGACGTACCGCCCGAGGCCAGCGAATAGACGATCAGGATGTTGCTGGGTGGAATGAGCAGGCCGGTGGTGGCCGAGGTGACGTTGACCGCCACACTGTAGCCCTTGTCATATCCCTCGCGCTCCATGTGCGGCGCCATGATGCTGCCGATGGCCGAGGCGGCGGCCGCCGCCGAACCCGAGATCGCTCCGAAGAGCATGGCCGCCAGGATGTTCACGTGCGCCAGCGCCCCCGGCAGCATACCCAGCGCCGCTTCGGCGAAGTTCACCAGTCGCCGGGCAATGCCGCCCCGGTTCATCAGATGCCCCGCCAGAATGAAAAACGGAATGGCCAGCAGCGTGAACGAATCGAGTCCGGTGGCGATGCGCTGCGCCTCGGTGGTCAGCGCCGGGGCCAGCGGCATGCTCGGCAGCATGGTCAGGATCGTGGCCAGCCCGATGCAGACCGCGATCGGCACACCCAGCAGCAACAGCACCGCAAAGGAGACGACCAGAATCAGGACGGCGATCCACTCCATGGCTCCGGCTGTTTATTCGGCAGGGTCTGGCGGGTCCACCGGCGCCCCGGCGGTTCGCAGCGCCCGCACGCCCTTCCAGAGGTAGTAGATCGAATAAAACCCGATAAAAACCCCGCTCAGCGGGAGCACCAGGTACACGTACCCCAGGGGTACCTGCAGCGCGGCCGAGATCTGCCCCAGGTAGAGCATCAGCCACACCAGCCGCGCACCGCCCACAATCAGCAGCAGGGCAAAAGCCAGCGTACACGCCTCGATGATCAGTTCAAGGATCTGTCGCTGTCGCCCCTGAAGGCGTCCCGGCAACAGATCGACGGCCAGATGCAGGTGCTGTCCCGCCGCATAGCTTCCGCCCAGGAGCCCCAGCCAGATCAACAGGAAACGCGCCAGTTCCTCGGTGTACGAGCTCGGATCGCGCAGCACAAAGCGCGTAAACACCTGCCAGAGCACGTCCAGCACCAGCACCGCCATGATGACGATGACCAGAC contains these protein-coding regions:
- a CDS encoding TRAP transporter small permease, with translation MERLKQVIDRVLASLVIVIMAVLVLDVLWQVFTRFVLRDPSSYTEELARFLLIWLGLLGGSYAAGQHLHLAVDLLPGRLQGRQRQILELIIEACTLAFALLLIVGGARLVWLMLYLGQISAALQVPLGYVYLVLPLSGVFIGFYSIYYLWKGVRALRTAGAPVDPPDPAE